From one Streptomyces sp. R41 genomic stretch:
- a CDS encoding GNAT family N-acetyltransferase, which produces MAPRDPIDVRPITEPETREWIRALNAGFLRSPEVSERELADRWSYIVPERTLGAFDGARCVATFRSFPQELTTVGGTPVPANAISNVAVTATHRRRGVLSRMMARDLAAAKERGDVVATLIAAEYPIYGRYGFGPATSTTEWTIDVPRAGLDPRWSGPPDGGRIDLVDAEDVRKIGPELHERFRRIQPGAVSRTDRWWQINTGVLRLDSAPWTEPFYAVYRSPAGEIEGLVSYESDDKWGDAKQPLNTADVNWLIAVTPEAERALWQYLCSIDWITRVKTGWRAPDDLLPHVLPDPRAAHVTTQADWLWVRILDVVRALEARTYAGTGTLVLEVTDRDGLSAGRYRLDAGPDGASCASTTLAAELTLDVGELAALWLGDESAVRLVALGRIREEREGAASVADALLRTSRRPWCPDIF; this is translated from the coding sequence ATGGCCCCCCGTGACCCCATCGACGTACGCCCGATCACCGAGCCGGAAACCCGGGAGTGGATCCGCGCGCTGAACGCGGGCTTCCTGCGGTCGCCGGAAGTGTCGGAGCGAGAGCTCGCGGACCGATGGTCGTACATCGTGCCGGAGCGCACGCTCGGCGCATTCGACGGCGCCCGCTGTGTCGCGACCTTCCGATCGTTCCCGCAAGAGCTGACCACGGTGGGCGGCACCCCCGTCCCCGCGAACGCGATCTCGAACGTCGCCGTCACCGCCACCCACCGCCGCCGCGGCGTCCTCAGCCGCATGATGGCGAGGGACCTCGCGGCGGCGAAGGAGCGGGGCGACGTCGTGGCGACACTGATCGCCGCCGAGTACCCGATCTACGGGCGGTACGGCTTCGGCCCCGCCACCAGCACCACCGAGTGGACCATCGACGTACCGCGCGCGGGACTGGACCCCCGCTGGTCGGGACCGCCCGACGGCGGTCGTATCGACCTCGTGGACGCCGAAGACGTCCGCAAGATCGGCCCCGAACTGCACGAACGGTTCAGGCGCATCCAGCCCGGCGCGGTCAGCCGCACCGACCGCTGGTGGCAGATCAACACCGGCGTGCTGCGCCTGGACAGCGCGCCGTGGACAGAGCCGTTCTACGCCGTGTACCGCTCACCGGCCGGCGAGATAGAGGGCCTGGTGTCGTACGAGTCGGACGACAAGTGGGGCGACGCCAAGCAGCCCCTGAACACGGCCGACGTGAACTGGCTGATCGCGGTGACGCCGGAGGCCGAACGCGCTCTGTGGCAGTACCTCTGCTCGATCGACTGGATCACCAGGGTCAAGACCGGCTGGCGGGCCCCGGACGACCTGCTGCCGCACGTCCTGCCCGATCCGCGCGCCGCTCACGTCACCACGCAGGCGGACTGGCTGTGGGTGCGGATCCTGGATGTCGTACGGGCTCTGGAGGCGCGTACGTACGCGGGGACCGGGACCCTGGTGCTGGAGGTCACCGACCGGGACGGGCTGTCCGCCGGGCGCTACCGGCTGGACGCGGGTCCGGACGGAGCATCTTGCGCATCAACGACACTGGCCGCCGAACTCACCCTGGATGTGGGCGAGCTGGCGGCGCTGTGGCTCGGCGACGAGTCGGCGGTGCGGCTCGTCGCGCTGGGCCGGATCCGGGAAGAACGAGAGGGCGCCGCCTCCGTTGCCGACGCCCTGCTCCGCACGTCCAGGCGACCTTGGTGCCCGGACATCTTCTGA
- a CDS encoding asparaginase, with protein MSVPAISPVLAEVVRSGFVEGRHRGSLVLLAADGSVELALGEVTAPVFPRSSNKPMQAAGVLRAGLDLAGERLALAAASHSGEIFHRDLVHKMLDEHGLSAGQLQCPPDLPLDPAEAETYLAAGAVRDRVTMNCSGKHAAMLAVCALRGWPTESYLDPGHPLQQLIHSVVEEAAGERVAAVGTDGCGAPLMAITLTGLARAFRSFVLAAPGSAERRVADAMRAHPEYVAGTRRPDTWLMREIPGALSKMGAEAVQAIALPDGRALAFKIDDGGGRALGPVLARGLGLLGMDAPVVSRIGRAPLLGGGREVGEVRAAF; from the coding sequence ATGTCCGTGCCCGCCATATCGCCTGTCCTCGCCGAAGTCGTACGTTCCGGCTTCGTCGAGGGACGCCATCGCGGCAGCCTGGTGCTGCTGGCCGCGGACGGGTCGGTCGAGCTGGCGCTCGGCGAGGTGACGGCGCCGGTCTTCCCGCGCTCGTCGAACAAGCCCATGCAGGCGGCGGGTGTGCTGCGCGCCGGGCTCGACCTGGCCGGAGAGCGCCTCGCCCTCGCCGCCGCGAGCCACTCCGGGGAGATCTTCCACCGCGATCTGGTCCACAAGATGCTGGACGAGCACGGGCTGTCGGCCGGGCAGCTGCAGTGCCCGCCGGATCTGCCGCTGGACCCGGCCGAGGCCGAGACGTATCTCGCCGCGGGCGCCGTCCGTGACCGGGTCACCATGAACTGCTCCGGCAAGCACGCGGCGATGCTCGCGGTGTGCGCGCTGCGGGGCTGGCCGACGGAGTCGTACCTCGACCCCGGACACCCCCTCCAGCAGCTGATCCACTCCGTGGTCGAGGAGGCGGCCGGGGAGCGCGTCGCCGCGGTCGGCACCGACGGCTGCGGGGCGCCCCTCATGGCCATCACCCTCACCGGCCTCGCCCGTGCCTTCCGCTCCTTCGTCCTCGCCGCCCCCGGCTCCGCCGAACGACGCGTGGCCGACGCCATGCGCGCCCACCCCGAGTACGTCGCGGGCACGCGCCGCCCCGACACCTGGCTCATGCGCGAAATCCCGGGTGCCCTCTCCAAGATGGGCGCGGAGGCCGTCCAGGCGATCGCCCTCCCGGACGGCCGGGCCCTGGCCTTCAAGATCGACGACGGCGGGGGCCGGGCGCTGGGGCCTGTCCTCGCCCGTGGGCTGGGCCTGCTGGGCATGGATGCCCCGGTGGTGTCGCGGATCGGGCGGGCGCCGCTGCTGGGTGGAGGGCGAGAGGTGGGGGAGGTTCGGGCGGCGTTCTGA
- the dtd gene encoding D-aminoacyl-tRNA deacylase, protein MRAVVQRVDGASVVVDGETVGEISGEGLCVLVGVTHDDTKEKAGQLARKLWSIRMLADEKSCSDIDAPLLVISQFTLYGDARKGRRPTWNAAAPGDVAEPLVDEVVAQLRALGATVATGRFGAQMRVSLTNDGPFTVLLEM, encoded by the coding sequence ATGCGTGCGGTGGTGCAGAGGGTGGACGGCGCGAGCGTCGTCGTGGACGGCGAGACGGTCGGCGAGATCAGCGGTGAGGGGTTGTGCGTACTGGTCGGGGTCACGCACGACGACACCAAGGAGAAGGCGGGCCAACTCGCCCGCAAACTCTGGTCCATTCGCATGCTCGCCGACGAGAAGTCCTGCTCCGACATCGACGCGCCGCTGCTCGTGATCAGCCAGTTCACCCTGTACGGCGACGCGCGCAAGGGCCGTCGGCCCACCTGGAACGCCGCCGCGCCCGGCGATGTGGCCGAGCCCCTCGTCGACGAGGTGGTCGCCCAACTCCGCGCCCTGGGCGCGACGGTGGCGACCGGGCGCTTCGGTGCGCAGATGCGGGTGTCCCTGACGAACGACGGGCCCTTTACGGTGCTGCTGGAGATGTGA
- a CDS encoding folate-binding protein YgfZ, with protein MKSPLLSLPGAVPAEGVDEAVAAHYGDLFREQRALADGTGFVDLSHRGVVTVTGEDRLSWLHLLLTQHVSDLPAGRATEALILSAHGHIEHALYLVDDGETVWMHAEPGTQEALIAYLESMKFFYRVEVADRTADFAIVHLPAGSIAEVPEGVVVRETPYGRDLFLPRTDLESYAEKHGPAAGLLAYEALRVEHHRPRLGFETDHRTIPHELGWIGSAVHLQKGCYRGQETVARVQNLGKPPRRLVFLHLDGSEVHLPPHGTELRLADEGPDGRKIGFITTSVRHHELGPIALALVKRNVPVDAALVADTTAAAQEVVVEP; from the coding sequence ATGAAGAGCCCCCTGCTGTCCCTGCCCGGCGCCGTTCCCGCCGAGGGCGTGGACGAAGCCGTCGCCGCCCACTACGGCGACCTGTTCCGTGAGCAGCGTGCCCTCGCCGACGGCACCGGCTTCGTGGACCTGTCCCATCGCGGTGTCGTCACCGTCACCGGTGAGGACCGGCTCAGCTGGCTGCACCTGCTGCTCACCCAGCACGTCTCGGACCTCCCGGCGGGCCGCGCCACCGAGGCGCTGATCCTCTCCGCGCACGGTCACATCGAGCACGCGCTGTATCTCGTCGACGACGGCGAGACGGTGTGGATGCACGCGGAACCCGGCACCCAGGAGGCGTTGATCGCCTACCTGGAGTCGATGAAGTTCTTCTACCGGGTCGAAGTCGCCGACCGCACGGCCGACTTCGCCATCGTGCACCTCCCGGCCGGTTCCATCGCCGAGGTGCCCGAGGGCGTCGTCGTACGCGAGACGCCGTACGGGCGTGATCTCTTCCTCCCGCGTACGGACCTGGAGTCGTACGCGGAGAAGCACGGCCCCGCGGCCGGACTTCTGGCCTACGAGGCCCTGCGCGTCGAGCACCACCGCCCGCGCCTCGGCTTCGAGACCGACCACCGCACCATCCCGCACGAGCTGGGCTGGATCGGCAGCGCGGTGCACCTCCAGAAGGGCTGCTACCGCGGCCAGGAGACCGTCGCCCGCGTGCAGAACCTGGGCAAGCCCCCGCGCCGCCTCGTCTTCCTGCACCTCGACGGCAGCGAGGTCCATCTGCCGCCGCACGGCACCGAACTCCGCCTCGCCGACGAGGGCCCCGACGGCCGGAAGATCGGCTTCATCACCACCTCCGTACGCCACCACGAGCTGGGCCCGATCGCCCTGGCACTGGTCAAGCGGAATGTGCCGGTGGACGCGGCGCTGGTGGCGGACACCACGGCGGCGGCACAGGAGGTCGTCGTCGAGCCGTAG